The window TACTTTTGCGAGTGCACTAGTTGCAAGGAGGAGATCGTCTAAATGAGAGAAGCATAAGTCGAGATCGATATCCAAACCGAATGGTAAAGAaaagttgaagtgttggaattatggTAAGACaagacatatgaagaaggatttcACAAATTCGAAAATCCCGAGAGATAAGAATTTAGATACTTCACCAAAGAAGGCTAATTCAGCGGAatctagctagaagacaagtgaTTATGACGTATTGTCTGTGTCAAAGGTCGGACACTTGTTTAATGAGTATATTTCGAAGGTATAATGAATGAGTTATGCCTTCAACAAGAAGTTGTACATGTGTATTGTGACAGCGAAAGCACTATTAATTTGACGAAAAACTTGGTGTGCCATTTCCGGACTAAAAACATTGATGTGTGTCATCATTTGATTCGACAAATGCTAAAGGAAGGAGATGCGGTGTTAGTCTTGTGAAGATTCACATCAATGAAAATTCGGCTAACGTGCTTACAAAAGTGATTCCTATGGAGAAGTTTAGGTTTCACTTGACTTTTCTAGGCTTGACTATGAAGGAATGAAAACGGAGTGAGTGCATGAAGTGATGATGGAGTTATATTGAAGTTTAGAGATAGTGATAATAACTTGGAACATTAAATATGTAAGATTGAAGCCATGGTGTCTTCAATCTGATGCTAATACAAGAATTTTGATCGATCAACGAAAGCTTCAATtagattgaaaattttttgaattttccagTTTTGTCTCTAGACCGTTTTAAACGTATTTAATTTTTTGAACATAAGATCTCGATCGATCGATTGggataattcaaaaatattagtTTGCTCTCTGGATACTTTTGGGCATGTTTGATTGATTGAACATGTGGAATTGATCTATCAAAGATTACCGATTAAAGTCGTATGATCAATGGTTCAATCGACGATCTGTGCCATTTTTGTGCAAGTGTactgttttgtttctaattttgtaaTCAAAGTATATAAAGTGTATTTATGAAGGATTAGGGTTAAATATAAGGAGAATCATGCTGTGCTCAAGAGAGTTAAGGTTTTGAAAGGAAAATTCACCCGTTGATATGAGGATTTTAAATACGTAAATTGTTCATCTCTTATAACTTTTTATTCATAATAAATTGGTTGCCACTCGGttttatgaatttttttcattgaagttttttcacataaaatcttTATGTTGTATGTGATTACTCGAATTTTTTAATTCTCCATTGTGCATTTGATTCATTCCGAAGTTATTTTAACATGCAGTGACTACAcaacaatatcagcttgatccaaaacttatagccCATGAGAGGATTTTAACGATCAATCACCGAtctttcctatggtgttgtcTACATTTTTCTGGATCATGCATTAAATCAGCTGTCAAAACTGATGGAAAGAGGGAATGTAAGgcaaatacattatggtgtggaTCCTTGATTGTACTGCCCACTATGATACATATGCCTGGCATCCATGCTATCcgtccgttttgaaagctcattttaggagattatctaaaaaatgaatcacatccaaatcttaggtggaccacaccacaggaaagaagggtgattgaatacctacaattgaaaacttctaggaggccaccggaatgtttattttccatccaacctgttgataaggtctcaaAAATCTGGATggagggaccacacaaatatcagcttgatccaaaactttgttgaCCCACAAGAAGTTTGAAATGGTTAATCACTACTATttactgttgtgtggtccacctaaaatttggatctacaTCGTTTTTTGTATAATGTCCTAAACTGAGattccaaaacggatggacagtgtggatttaaggcacacacatcaccgtgggcccacagtcagggattcacCTACCTCGGTTGATCCGGGAATCTACCGAAGTCGCGCCCCCAGAGAGCGACTCGCGTGGGAGATCCCGGTAGCGACACTGGCAAAACGAACTCGCTTCTCTTCTCTGTTTATAGCGGGTGGAATTATTCGATACACTGTCTAAGTGTGActcttgatacgcatgcactctgAAATATATGAGTGGCACATACTAACTCATATCGAACCGTCTAAATTGTGGAACACCCTATAGCTACGTCACAACATCAAAATAAGATTATTTGAGCAGTTCCGACCTATGATTTGTgtacacttatttgttgaaataggaccattggatggtTTTCATTTTCAACAGGTCAATAAATACTCACCAATGcaatggtcagataatcaaataagcataatttttggtccatgtgcatctaaactgggacccataatttggatatTTTAAATTCTGTACACCAGGCGTGcagtttctaagtgcctgcgtatcatccaccacacGCTGCCGGAGTATCCAGGTCTTTTCACCACCTTCTGTTTATGAGATGACTCTGCATGCTTGTTTTTCCTGGAGCAACGTTCCTACCAAAGCATCCTTTCGTTTTCACTGTCGTTCTTATTAAGGCATGGCCAaggagaaatactttgatactctggtagagtgtgatggatgatacgcatacAGTTAGAAAATACTGATAAATTACACACGTGGCATACGAATAataaaatctaaaccgtccaaactaTTAGTACCAGTTTAGATATAGGAGAATCAAAAGATTACCTTATTTAATTATCTTACTATAAGATTCATGGACATTCATTGTACGGTAGAAAATGAAAATATGCGGTTATCTTGTTTCATAAAACAAGTTTTCATGAATCAACGGTTAGAATTATTCAACCAATACTGTTTTTAGAATATAACTTCaatacagtgggttccacaatctaGTCGGTTTAAGATGAGTTAATGTTTGTCAAGTGCagcatttctaagtgcctgcgtatcaagtggaAAACGTAGCCAGAGTATCACCACCCAAGGTGCGGTTAATCAACGAGGACTGCTGTCTACACCCGCGAGTAGTTGTCCAAATCCAACTCACATCTCACGTGCCAACGTGGCACTTTGTGGAAGATCGGGaacgttcatcatgtgggtcccattttcTTAGTAGGTACTAAGAAAAATGTAGATCAGTGGTCCattttataaccatccattttttcacacGCTTCTATTTGATACAAAGTGTGTACGAAGGAGCAaaccggatggacggcttggatctcacgcACACACGGAAGAGAGTAGGATTCTAATGGCTACTCTCGTGAGAGTAGCCATATAGCATGTCTCCTTAATTAACCCCATGTCTCTCTCCCTTTCACTCATTCTCTACCCTTCTTCATCCCATCCCAAATTTCCTCCGACCACCATGCATCGGCGATTCCGGCAAGCGTACACCGCTCTCCGGGAACATGGCAGCGTAAGCTATGCCAAGATCGCCTCGATCAGTGGATTCTACGACCTGgatttcatcatcatcaaagcgaCGGCTCCCGACGATGTCCCACTACCTGAAAGGTATGTCCAAGAACTTGTGAAGATCTTCACCTTCTCACCATCCTCTTCTAGAGCCTTCTCAATCTGCTTCACTCGCCGATTCGGCAAGACTCAGTGCTGGCGAGTCGCATTCAAGTGCCTCTTGCTCCTCCACCGCCTGCTTCGGTCCCTTCCAGAATCCAATTCCTTCCGATCCGATCTCTTATGGTCCCGATCCAACggttttctcagcctctacccaTGTCACTTCCGCGACGCTTCATCATCACCGTCGAATTCTCGTGATTTCACCCACTTCATCAGATCCTACGCCCGTCTACTAGATGAGGCTCTGGAATGCTTCTCGATCGATGATCATACGGCGAACGAATTTCCTGAAAGCTTATCGGAGAAGATGAGGGAGATCGGACGTGTCGTCGACCTCCTGCCTCAGCTCCAGAGTCTGTTAGACCGAGTCATCGAGTGCCACCCGGTCGGTGCTGCCGCACGGAGCTTTATTATCCGATCGGCAATGAAGCCGATCATCCGTGACAGCTTCATGTGCTACGCCGTATTCCGTCACAACATCGTCGTGCTGCTCGATAACCTCTTCCAGATGCAGTACCGGTGCTCGATATCGGCGCTGCGGATTTACAAGAAGGCGGCAACTCAGGCGAGGCGACTCAGTGAGTTCTACGAGTCATGTAAGGCGATGGGGCTGTGTGGGGCGTACGAGTACCCGTTCGTAGACCAGATTCCACATATACACGTGCGAGCGTTGGAATCTTTTATTAATGAGATGTGGCAGTTGACTGAATCATCATCGTCCACGTCTAGGACCTCATTATCTGAAAcagaatccccaccgtccagtttCACGGAGGATGGGAGTGAGAGACAGCTCGCACGGTTGGAGACCGTCGTCAGTACTGAGTGGGAGAAGTTCGAGGAGGAAGAAGTTGGGCCGTTGATACAGTTGGAAGGCAATGATGTTGATTGGGAGGTGCTTCTAGAAGCTTCTGCTGCCCGTTCTTGGGTCCCACACAACTTACTACACCAACCAGTCGGATATGGGTTCGGGTACGGAATCGGGTATGGATATGGCTGCAGAACAATGGAGGGGAGAGAGCAAAACGTGACCGATACATGGCAGCTACAACCCTACAATCTGAACCCGTTCGATCCGTTCTATTATGGGTACGGTACGCCCAATTGCTATGAAGTCTCCATGGGTACTTATGCCCATCCATGGAGATtgtagcatttttttttaaagtatccTCTCCGAAGACGGGTAGATATCGCCCCATACAAATCTGAAATAGCTCAATGTGGGCGACAGGACCCGATTTTGGAGAGGACATACGAAGGACGGAATTGATTTTCTATTATTGAATTGtagtctttctctttctctctctctgattCATCTCTCTCCTTTTTGTACTCGTTTTTGTGAGTGATGACAATGGTTTGGTATTATACTTAATGGGGTCATTTGGTATATAACGAATTTGATTTTGATCATCAATCTTGTAAGCTCTACCTAGAGGACGTTGTGAAGAAAATAGGTGAGgagtatttctgatttttcttattattttctctcacgtgtgtgtgtgtgtgtgtgtgagagagagagaaattttctCCCACTCATTATTGTGCAAGGGCTATTTGTGCATTGAGTTTTTAGTTGTTGGATTTCACTTATGGGTGATATAGAAATTTCTCTCTTCGGAAGACTGAAGCCTTGACATGCAGGAGAGATTTTCAGAGATCTCTCCGTGTCTCTCGAACTTCTCTCATATAAAAGTAATTTCAATGAGCAAAAGGAATTGTTGGctttggtgggttccaccatggtATTAACATTAAATACACTCAACCATTATATGATTCACCCTATGATACACTAATAGCCCGAAAATTAGAGGTGtcggcttggctcggccactTACTAACcccggcttgaactcggctcgactcgatcctcgagcttgaAATGCCTGCTcggctcagttcagtcagcaactcgagcaattcgagctgagtttgcctgtgtaacattttcacaaacacatgaactgcaccttcaaaatctcaccgtaTGTAGAACACAAGaagtggttttataggtatttcatcaaacactttctaaacaacataaaaatcaagaaaaaaaaaagggtatttgtttcatatacataccttccttgccacccgccacacttaattcgttgagtcatttcatcaaacacttggtgagcaacatcaatatcaaagtaatcgagtcactgcACTGATTCAATccgggttcgatccaagtcgagtcaagctcggggaagctcgaactcaatttgaaattttttcgagctcgaaaaatcaactcgaactcaattttgaaccgagtcgaatagagctttttcgagtcaagtcgagcgagctaactgagctaactcggttcgtgtagaGCCCTATCGAAAATCAGTCCCATTTGtggtttaggtggaccacacaattagaaacGGTGTGCATAGAAAGCTTACGCTACAAACTTTCCTTGGTGTGTTCTACTTGAATCATGAATGGGCTTGCTTTTTGGTTCTCATACTTAGatttggtgtgacatctaatggtttgaGTGAATTTTACATGCTCATCATTATgtgccttgtaaaaatcaagggtggacgtctttctcaaatgtttatattggtatggcccacctaaatcacatatTAGACTAATTTTTTAGCTCTAGGCCCAACATGAGATTAACATTTAATGATCAAATTGGATCTCATGCATGCATCATGGTAAACCCCTTCAAAAATGTCTGGCACATGTTAGTTTGTAGGTAAGTGTTACGTTCAAAGAATAGTGGGAAGCAGatgaggtgttacccgggtaacaccatgatgggtgtttccctaaatatggggcccactttaatgtatgtgtttatatacatgccgtccatcagtttttactgACCATTTTATTGTCTCATCCTAAAAGTGAAGCAAGTCcaaatctcacatggaccacgccataggaaacaatggacattgaaggcccactgttaaaaactttctaatgcccaacataatgtttatttgccatctagataagatcacaaagacctggatgactGGAAAATggaaatatcaacttcatccaaacttccgtggccctaagaagcttttcttttttcttttttcttttttcttttttctttctttccctccttttttttttttttttttttattgatatttTTGTAAATAGAGTGATCTTACTTTTGAGGTTTAGATGTATGAGCTTGGGCAAAAGATGTATTAGATGTTTTCATCTTATCTCCATTAATGTTTTATAACACCGTCCCAAGTGAGACTAAGTAGCCAACTTAATGGTTCCATTTTCTAAATTACACACATTATCAACACAATCAAACATAAGAAATGATAGGATTAGAAAACAAGCAATTCAtaagttaattatttaaatacatggatgacATGATTATATGCGCAATGGTTGGTCCACAATATAACCCAACAATGTTTAACATGATAAATGCCCAAGAGCACAACAGTCGTAAACTTTCCACATCAATGTTATTGTTAGTGAGGACATCAACATACGCGCAATGATTGGCCCGTAGCACAATCCAATAATGTAATGATATATAtgattagccaagtaattattattttCAGTACAATCAGCAGATTAGTGAAGCTAGGATACCATAATTTTATCAGTAGTCGTTAAGATGATTCATGTGGCTTGTGGCGACACGTAGCAGTCCCTTActtgtgtcccttgatccaaatttaggttcaTCACCCAATAGTTTATATGactcaatcaggttaatattggGGCTTGTTGCCCAAGGACAATCACAACTAGGGTGAAGGTTATCACTCAAACCTCGAATGTGGAAAAAGCACGCTATACAAACCATTAACAACATTGTAGCATCCCGACATTCATCGATGCTCGATAGTCACTGTGGAAAAACTCATCACCCAATATTTTACCAACATAGTG of the Magnolia sinica isolate HGM2019 chromosome 7, MsV1, whole genome shotgun sequence genome contains:
- the LOC131252167 gene encoding putative clathrin assembly protein At2g25430 yields the protein MHRRFRQAYTALREHGSVSYAKIASISGFYDLDFIIIKATAPDDVPLPERYVQELVKIFTFSPSSSRAFSICFTRRFGKTQCWRVAFKCLLLLHRLLRSLPESNSFRSDLLWSRSNGFLSLYPCHFRDASSSPSNSRDFTHFIRSYARLLDEALECFSIDDHTANEFPESLSEKMREIGRVVDLLPQLQSLLDRVIECHPVGAAARSFIIRSAMKPIIRDSFMCYAVFRHNIVVLLDNLFQMQYRCSISALRIYKKAATQARRLSEFYESCKAMGLCGAYEYPFVDQIPHIHVRALESFINEMWQLTESSSSTSRTSLSETESPPSSFTEDGSERQLARLETVVSTEWEKFEEEEVGPLIQLEGNDVDWEVLLEASAARSWVPHNLLHQPVGYGFGYGIGYGYGCRTMEGREQNVTDTWQLQPYNLNPFDPFYYGYGTPNCYEVSMGTYAHPWRL